In one Pseudomonas fitomaticsae genomic region, the following are encoded:
- a CDS encoding polysaccharide deacetylase family protein encodes MAIKQLIKRTSGWLYLNSSVGRNQLHGAGVILMLHRVLSNDRAADLPHRNELCVGPKAFEHLLVWLRKHFDCVPLMEILQPNALRTERPQVALTFDDGWRDNAANAFPLLQKHQVPASIFLSTDFIGSRQRFWWESIGETLWGSHGEKPRMHLIEYLQSIHHPVPVLLDDIDVDRRSLTLLHYLQGLKALDPMMLERLTDECPQESQPQALDWHQVRSMESSGLVRFGPHGASHAILTGLDDVHLGEEISRSRDALLNGCNRPLPVYCYPNGDNDERVREQIANHDYPFALGTGSGIYRGTGDPLNLPRFGVSQRTARNPELLSWRIYRGTRP; translated from the coding sequence ATGGCGATCAAACAACTGATTAAACGCACCAGCGGCTGGCTCTATCTCAACTCGTCCGTGGGACGAAACCAGTTGCACGGCGCCGGGGTGATCCTGATGTTGCACCGGGTGCTGTCCAACGACCGCGCCGCCGATCTTCCGCACCGCAACGAACTGTGCGTCGGGCCCAAGGCCTTCGAGCACTTGCTGGTGTGGCTGCGCAAGCATTTCGATTGCGTGCCGCTGATGGAGATCCTGCAACCCAACGCCTTGCGCACCGAGCGTCCGCAAGTGGCGCTGACCTTCGACGACGGCTGGCGCGACAATGCCGCCAATGCCTTTCCGCTGCTGCAGAAACATCAGGTGCCGGCGAGCATTTTTCTCTCCACCGATTTCATCGGCAGCCGTCAGCGTTTCTGGTGGGAAAGCATCGGCGAAACCCTGTGGGGCAGCCACGGCGAAAAGCCGCGCATGCACCTGATCGAATATTTGCAGTCGATCCACCATCCCGTACCGGTTTTGCTGGACGACATCGACGTGGACCGGCGCAGCCTGACCCTGTTGCATTACCTGCAAGGGCTTAAAGCGCTTGACCCGATGATGCTCGAACGCCTGACCGACGAATGTCCGCAAGAGTCGCAACCTCAGGCTCTCGACTGGCACCAGGTGCGTTCGATGGAGTCTTCCGGTCTGGTGCGGTTCGGCCCCCACGGCGCCAGTCACGCCATCCTCACCGGCCTTGACGATGTGCACCTGGGCGAAGAAATCAGCCGCAGCCGCGATGCCCTGCTCAACGGCTGCAACCGGCCGCTGCCGGTGTATTGCTACCCCAACGGCGACAACGATGAGCGGGTGCGCGAACAGATCGCCAATCACGATTACCCCTTCGCGCTCGGCACCGGCAGCGGCATCTATCGCGGCACCGGTGATCCGCTGAACCTGCCGCGCTTCGGTGTCAGCCAGCGCACCGCGCGCAATCCGGAACTGCTGTCGTGGCGGATCTATCGCGGGACGCGGCCATGA
- a CDS encoding glycosyltransferase family 4 protein — protein MHLLSSGGFYGAERMLLDHCLATPGQHQVLFLDAPPELIARFREAGVDAQGCAGLAALLRHLRQRRGKRPLINTHNFKGLLFGWVGATLLRLPLVITQHGFTPRSRKQKFYTWLSLQLCRTASVDRVVCVAESIAVLHRQASVRAEKLQVIPNGLPAAATLLSDAPRQRWLAGYVGRLSSEKGPDLFLDALIPLCHQHPQLDAVMLGDGPEREDLQARIDAAGLQQRIRLPGYQTDMRHWWQQLDALVISSRTEGTPMILLEAMQAGVPVVAFGVGGIPDVLEHRHNGLLAAPTDSAALARQLDTLLSEPGLARQLRDNAKRTQQDRYDLKALAERWSQLYIRTAREARA, from the coding sequence ATGCATTTGCTCAGCAGCGGCGGGTTCTACGGGGCCGAGCGGATGTTGCTCGATCATTGCCTGGCGACGCCGGGGCAGCATCAGGTGCTGTTCCTCGATGCGCCGCCGGAACTGATCGCACGCTTTCGCGAGGCCGGCGTCGATGCACAAGGCTGCGCAGGGCTCGCTGCCCTGCTGCGGCACTTGCGTCAGCGGCGCGGTAAGCGTCCGTTGATCAACACCCACAATTTCAAAGGCCTGTTGTTCGGCTGGGTCGGCGCCACGCTGTTGCGCCTGCCGCTGGTGATCACTCAACACGGTTTCACCCCGCGCAGCCGCAAGCAGAAGTTCTACACCTGGCTGAGCCTGCAACTGTGCCGCACGGCGTCGGTGGATCGGGTGGTGTGCGTCGCCGAAAGCATCGCGGTGTTGCACCGTCAGGCCAGCGTCCGCGCGGAGAAATTGCAGGTGATCCCCAACGGATTGCCGGCAGCCGCCACGTTGCTTTCCGATGCGCCCCGGCAACGCTGGCTCGCCGGTTATGTCGGGCGCTTGAGCAGTGAGAAAGGCCCGGATCTGTTTCTCGATGCGCTGATCCCGCTGTGTCACCAGCACCCGCAACTCGACGCGGTAATGCTCGGTGACGGCCCGGAACGCGAAGACTTGCAGGCGCGAATCGACGCCGCCGGTTTGCAGCAGCGCATCCGCTTGCCGGGTTATCAGACCGACATGCGGCACTGGTGGCAACAGCTCGATGCACTGGTGATCAGCTCGCGCACCGAAGGCACGCCGATGATTCTGCTGGAAGCGATGCAGGCCGGGGTGCCGGTGGTGGCATTCGGCGTCGGCGGAATTCCCGATGTGCTGGAACACCGCCACAACGGCTTGCTCGCGGCGCCGACCGACAGCGCCGCCCTCGCCCGCCAGCTCGACACGTTGCTGTCCGAGCCAGGCCTGGCGCGACAACTGCGCGACAACGCAAAACGCACGCAACAGGACCGCTACGACCTCAAGGCCTTGGCCGAACGCTGGTCGCAGTTGTACATCCGCACGGCACGGGAGGCACGCGCATGA
- a CDS encoding O-antigen ligase family protein yields the protein MIFPLSIVSLLGLVCIALLASPWPYLAPGAVLGLVGFAVLYRKPTWGLLGIAALVPFEGFFKDSSLSGSKLIGASLAVILMLQLAMHQIPSDRLRSNIWRFLIAFMTLYFLSLLNTDDMGMSLGHLREISVGLILFVITLLIGRELNLDLFARLVTLAVSTTCAMAMVSTRFQDQGRAAGLLEDPNAFALLIAFAIPLGLLLVIRSPNLLHRLFWGGCCLLLLGGMTKTESRSGLVVLALSLVIGCWHYRTQLARIRPRHLGFAMLGAAIVIPLAIYAMPAGYIARIQSLSVLSAGAKGHNDESLGRRASYIVVGSQMIRENPLLGSGPGTFPLHYATTGYAKAFSANRKIGDLYRRAHNTYLEIFSELGVPAGLMFVGMLALGLYNLMRARKEWMRRRNWQQADLMTHLGVSFLSLTLFLMFLSAPNQKYLWIMLALTSVLRLKAEQAPMTEAKA from the coding sequence ATGATTTTCCCGCTCTCGATCGTCAGTCTGCTGGGCCTGGTCTGCATCGCTCTGCTGGCCAGTCCCTGGCCCTACCTCGCGCCGGGCGCAGTGCTCGGTCTGGTGGGGTTCGCGGTGTTGTACCGCAAACCGACCTGGGGCCTGCTCGGCATTGCCGCGCTGGTGCCGTTCGAGGGCTTCTTCAAGGACAGCTCGTTGTCCGGCAGCAAACTGATCGGCGCTTCGCTGGCGGTGATCCTGATGCTGCAACTGGCGATGCACCAGATTCCCTCGGATCGCCTGCGCAGCAATATCTGGCGCTTTCTGATCGCCTTCATGACCCTGTACTTTCTCAGCCTGCTTAACACCGATGACATGGGCATGTCGCTCGGTCACCTGCGGGAAATCAGCGTCGGCCTGATTCTGTTTGTCATCACCCTGCTGATCGGCCGCGAGCTGAACCTCGACCTGTTCGCCCGGCTGGTGACGCTGGCTGTCAGCACGACCTGCGCCATGGCCATGGTCTCCACCAGATTCCAGGATCAGGGCCGCGCCGCCGGCCTGCTCGAAGACCCCAACGCCTTCGCCCTGCTGATCGCCTTCGCCATTCCGCTGGGCCTGCTGCTGGTGATCCGCAGCCCGAACCTGTTGCATCGGCTGTTCTGGGGCGGTTGCTGCCTGCTGTTGCTCGGCGGCATGACCAAGACCGAATCGCGCTCCGGGCTGGTGGTGCTGGCCTTGAGTCTGGTGATCGGTTGCTGGCACTACCGCACGCAACTGGCGCGGATTCGTCCGCGTCACCTGGGCTTTGCCATGCTCGGCGCGGCGATCGTGATTCCGCTGGCGATCTACGCGATGCCTGCCGGTTACATCGCCCGTATCCAGTCGCTCAGCGTCTTGAGTGCCGGGGCCAAGGGGCACAACGATGAATCCCTCGGCCGCCGCGCCTCGTACATCGTGGTCGGCAGCCAGATGATCCGCGAGAACCCGCTGCTCGGCTCCGGTCCTGGCACCTTCCCGCTGCACTACGCCACCACCGGTTATGCCAAGGCGTTTTCCGCCAACCGCAAGATCGGCGACCTGTACCGCCGGGCGCACAACACTTACCTGGAAATTTTCAGCGAACTGGGGGTTCCCGCTGGTTTGATGTTCGTCGGCATGCTCGCGCTGGGCCTGTACAACCTGATGCGTGCGCGCAAGGAATGGATGCGGCGGCGCAACTGGCAACAGGCGGATCTGATGACCCATCTGGGCGTGAGCTTCCTGTCGCTGACGTTGTTCTTGATGTTCCTCAGCGCACCGAACCAGAAATACCTGTGGATCATGCTCGCGCTGACCAGCGTCCTGCGCCTGAAAGCCGAGCAGGCTCCGATGACGGAGGCCAAAGCATGA
- a CDS encoding glycosyltransferase, which yields MAEFIFWMCLLLPVYAYVGYPLLLTLLAPLFPAWRHSPAPPLNISIVIAAHNEARHIEHKLRSLLSQDYQPATLQIILASDGSTDDTVACAHKVVDPRITVLDLPRQGKAATLNAGAALATGDILVFTDADNQWSRETLGYLLAPLSDPQVGACAGHMVIPVTGGGLSVGDSLYRHYEGWLRRVENRTGCMVSADGALLALRRELFEDVPAEVNDDFFISTCAPVKFKRIVYVPEAQVIDHGVDEANKQFRRRQRVTVGGLQSLAQRSELLNPFKHGLYSIALISHKLIRRLAPILLLPLLLSNFWLWEEHGFYRLCLIAQLLGYAIAIAGLLDSQHRLPKPFRLAAFLLVTLAGMSIGLWQFLRGQRYAQWNPDQNR from the coding sequence GTGGCTGAATTCATTTTCTGGATGTGCCTGCTGCTGCCGGTGTACGCCTATGTCGGCTACCCGCTGCTGCTGACGCTGCTCGCGCCGCTGTTCCCGGCGTGGCGCCACAGCCCGGCACCGCCGCTGAACATCAGCATCGTGATCGCCGCTCACAACGAGGCGCGGCACATCGAACACAAGCTGCGCTCGCTGCTGTCCCAGGATTATCAGCCGGCGACCCTGCAAATCATTCTGGCCAGCGACGGTTCCACCGACGACACCGTGGCCTGCGCACACAAGGTGGTCGACCCGCGCATCACCGTGCTCGACCTGCCCCGTCAGGGCAAGGCCGCCACGCTGAACGCCGGCGCGGCTTTGGCCACGGGCGACATTCTGGTGTTCACCGATGCCGATAACCAATGGTCGCGGGAAACCCTCGGCTACCTGCTGGCACCGCTGAGCGATCCACAGGTCGGCGCCTGCGCCGGGCACATGGTGATTCCGGTTACCGGTGGTGGCTTGAGCGTCGGCGACAGCCTTTACCGGCATTACGAAGGATGGCTGCGCCGGGTCGAGAATCGCACCGGTTGCATGGTCTCCGCCGACGGCGCCCTGCTCGCCCTGCGCCGGGAACTGTTCGAGGACGTACCGGCCGAGGTCAACGACGATTTCTTCATCAGCACCTGTGCGCCAGTGAAGTTCAAACGCATCGTCTACGTGCCCGAAGCGCAAGTGATCGACCACGGCGTGGACGAAGCCAACAAGCAATTTCGCCGTCGCCAACGGGTCACCGTCGGCGGGCTGCAAAGCCTGGCGCAACGCAGCGAACTGCTCAATCCGTTCAAGCATGGGCTGTATTCGATTGCGTTGATCAGCCACAAGTTAATCCGCCGCCTGGCGCCGATCCTGTTGCTGCCGCTGCTGCTGAGCAATTTCTGGCTGTGGGAAGAGCACGGTTTCTATCGCCTCTGCCTGATCGCGCAACTGCTCGGCTACGCCATCGCGATTGCCGGCCTGCTGGATTCGCAACACCGCTTACCCAAACCGTTCCGCCTTGCGGCATTCCTGCTGGTGACACTGGCGGGCATGAGCATCGGCCTGTGGCAGTTTTTGCGCGGCCAGCGTTACGCCCAGTGGAACCCTGACCAAAACCGTTGA
- a CDS encoding GNAT family N-acetyltransferase, with the protein MAQFEWRTSLCAPDFPAAAYEALRLRVTDHTPFNSLDWLCAAEQALDAHERLHVLLGWEADELRLCLPLVASRERFFGLPFRVVHHLGYPLADRLALLSRLNADDMRQALRLIRQQVPHALLQLNEIAEPVGDESVLTEWMAHSSTGERRLSCRVPVHLISDADRQEVSGDPRYKLRRARKRIAACGAEVRRITPDATSMGPLLQVISEVEAVSWKGDEGVGIFASERSRRCMENAFTALAASDRVRVVMLELDGRCISYRLGLFEQGRLYDYNLAFLPPYADLGSGRVLLEEWIRWGLDDNWRWIDASRVSLENSSHQLHERMTGQLEHWRWSFYSWRPSGLLLGLGLRVWHRLKPALQQWRAKRAAAKAAVIATPVINPTKEGEHASPSHSQR; encoded by the coding sequence ATGGCGCAATTCGAATGGCGCACCTCGTTGTGCGCACCTGATTTCCCGGCAGCGGCCTATGAAGCGCTGCGCCTGCGGGTGACGGATCACACGCCGTTCAACAGCCTCGACTGGCTGTGTGCGGCAGAGCAGGCGCTCGATGCGCACGAGCGGCTGCATGTATTGCTGGGTTGGGAAGCAGACGAATTGCGCCTGTGCCTGCCACTGGTGGCGAGCCGTGAACGGTTCTTCGGCTTGCCGTTTCGGGTGGTGCATCACTTGGGTTATCCGCTGGCCGATCGCCTGGCGTTGCTATCACGGCTGAACGCCGACGACATGCGTCAGGCCCTGCGGCTGATTCGCCAGCAAGTGCCCCACGCTCTGCTGCAACTCAACGAAATCGCCGAGCCGGTCGGCGACGAAAGCGTGCTCACCGAATGGATGGCCCACAGCTCCACCGGCGAACGTCGCTTGAGCTGTCGGGTGCCGGTGCACCTGATCAGCGACGCCGACCGCCAGGAAGTCTCGGGCGATCCGCGCTACAAACTGCGTCGGGCGCGCAAACGGATTGCCGCGTGCGGCGCTGAAGTGCGGCGGATCACGCCCGACGCGACCAGCATGGGCCCGTTGCTGCAGGTCATCAGCGAAGTCGAAGCGGTGAGCTGGAAAGGCGACGAAGGCGTCGGGATCTTTGCCAGCGAGCGCAGCCGCCGTTGCATGGAAAACGCTTTCACCGCCCTCGCCGCTTCGGATCGGGTGCGCGTGGTGATGCTGGAGCTGGACGGACGTTGCATCAGCTATCGGCTCGGCCTGTTCGAGCAGGGCCGGCTCTACGATTACAACCTCGCCTTCCTGCCGCCATACGCCGACCTGGGCAGCGGCCGGGTGTTGCTGGAGGAATGGATTCGCTGGGGGCTGGATGACAACTGGCGCTGGATCGATGCCTCGCGGGTCAGCCTGGAAAACTCCAGTCATCAACTGCACGAACGCATGACCGGGCAACTGGAGCACTGGCGCTGGAGCTTCTACTCGTGGCGCCCCAGCGGCCTGTTGCTGGGGCTCGGGCTGCGCGTCTGGCACCGGCTCAAGCCTGCGTTGCAACAATGGCGGGCGAAGCGTGCGGCGGCCAAAGCGGCAGTCATTGCGACACCTGTGATCAACCCCACCAAGGAGGGCGAACATGCCTCGCCAAGTCATAGTCAACGCTGA
- a CDS encoding GNAT family N-acetyltransferase has protein sequence MNVLQKISEHIKHKGLRATVAKVWKHYVFSHQELLWMERDLVSPVPPHSLKPYPPLRVVKITPDNVSAFARHFGDRVGTMAELAQENHTGHMHLDDQGHAVAFIWGSARDYFDRHYYGCMFPVKPGEFFEFGGELTRSYWGTELSVDLQLELWKAMAAQGCDKVVDVCEFHNIPALKLHLRMGYTEQGRIMNVYELFGRWRFYRETRYSGSRLDALRKPSRPPVTATAT, from the coding sequence ATGAATGTTCTGCAAAAAATCAGCGAGCACATCAAACACAAAGGCCTGCGGGCCACCGTGGCCAAGGTGTGGAAGCACTACGTCTTTTCTCATCAGGAACTGCTGTGGATGGAGCGCGATCTGGTCAGTCCCGTGCCACCCCACAGCCTCAAACCCTACCCGCCGCTGCGGGTGGTGAAGATTACCCCGGACAATGTCAGCGCCTTCGCCCGCCACTTCGGTGACCGCGTCGGCACCATGGCGGAACTGGCACAGGAAAATCACACCGGACATATGCACCTGGACGATCAGGGCCATGCGGTGGCGTTCATCTGGGGCAGCGCCCGGGACTACTTCGACCGACACTACTACGGCTGCATGTTCCCGGTGAAACCCGGCGAGTTCTTCGAGTTCGGCGGCGAACTGACCCGCTCGTACTGGGGCACCGAACTGTCGGTGGATCTGCAACTGGAACTGTGGAAAGCCATGGCGGCCCAGGGCTGCGACAAGGTCGTGGACGTCTGCGAATTCCACAACATCCCGGCGCTCAAGCTGCACCTGCGCATGGGCTATACCGAACAGGGCCGGATCATGAATGTGTATGAGTTGTTCGGTCGCTGGCGCTTCTACCGCGAAACCCGCTACAGCGGCTCGCGTCTGGATGCGTTGCGCAAACCTTCCCGTCCACCTGTCACAGCAACGGCGACCTGA
- a CDS encoding glycosyltransferase — protein MSRISIIIPMYNEARHIGRTLLAAQKAAHAANVECELIVVDNGSSDDGPQIARQFGAQVLVMPGLLIGALRNRGTAIATGEWLAFIDADIEMPEDWLTQLFALEAEGQADVFGLDLHTPAAAPWYATAWQRRTLRPTNHAAHVVDWLPSANLLLRRRWFDKVGGFNETLRTGEDKEFTLRLSEQGARLLAVNESVALHWGYEMNWREWMGKEMWRQGSHLQLLRSHGFSLRLLRFPMLSIFVWILDFLAISALLDGFPHHAAIMVMLTLVPGLVLSVRQSAKHHNVCLTLQLWGLHWVRLHLAGAAFILSLCHWNARRPARG, from the coding sequence ATGAGCCGGATCAGCATCATCATCCCGATGTACAACGAGGCCAGGCACATTGGCCGCACCCTGCTGGCCGCGCAGAAAGCCGCCCACGCGGCGAATGTCGAATGCGAGCTGATCGTGGTCGACAATGGCTCCAGCGACGACGGCCCGCAGATCGCCCGCCAGTTCGGCGCCCAGGTGCTGGTGATGCCGGGCCTGCTGATCGGCGCGTTGCGCAATCGCGGCACGGCAATCGCCACCGGCGAATGGCTGGCGTTCATCGACGCCGACATCGAAATGCCCGAAGACTGGCTCACCCAACTGTTCGCTCTGGAAGCCGAAGGCCAGGCCGATGTGTTCGGGCTCGATCTGCACACCCCCGCCGCCGCGCCGTGGTACGCCACCGCGTGGCAGCGCCGTACTTTGCGCCCGACGAATCACGCTGCCCATGTCGTCGACTGGCTGCCCAGCGCCAATCTGCTGCTGCGTCGGCGCTGGTTCGACAAGGTTGGCGGTTTCAATGAAACCCTGCGCACCGGCGAAGACAAGGAATTCACCCTGCGTCTGAGCGAACAGGGCGCGCGCTTGCTCGCGGTCAACGAAAGCGTGGCCCTGCACTGGGGCTATGAAATGAACTGGCGCGAATGGATGGGCAAGGAGATGTGGCGCCAGGGTAGTCATCTGCAATTGCTGCGCAGCCACGGTTTCAGCCTGCGCCTGCTGCGGTTTCCGATGTTGTCGATCTTCGTCTGGATTCTCGATTTCCTGGCGATTTCCGCCCTGCTCGACGGCTTTCCCCATCACGCCGCGATCATGGTGATGCTCACGCTGGTGCCGGGGCTGGTGCTCAGCGTGCGTCAGAGCGCCAAGCACCACAACGTCTGCCTGACCCTGCAACTGTGGGGTCTGCACTGGGTGCGCCTGCACCTGGCGGGCGCCGCGTTCATTCTCAGTCTGTGTCATTGGAACGCCAGGAGGCCTGCCCGTGGCTGA
- a CDS encoding lipopolysaccharide biosynthesis protein: MSRGSYLKHLALSMGTKLAMIALRLLRNVLLARILGPSERGLFALLSTLPDLISAATSGGLNSAVGYQAAKQRPMGLLLAQVLVFGCLLAGLLTLLVVALVREFGSELDVTMQLGLLAWLLLLAVPLTVLKSGLLTLHNASGGVVAFNALRLVESLAPLLLFLALFWMWKEAALEAALISWLAGISLVVLVGWLWLKRAQPLQLQWDRASQNELLRFSARSHPDLLFQQVILRSDYLFIGALLGSTALGHYAMASAAAELLLIVPEAVTTPLMKRLLQQDEGMDKVTPLALRLTATVMLGACLTMAVIGEWLIVTLFGVAYQPAYPALLALLPGLLGLCYASILRLDLIGKNRPGTVSLLMGIGALLNLALNLLLIPAYGIVGAAAASSIAYLAVTVAMLVLYCRLSGVAFWQTLIILPSDLTPMWLMLQRRKAA, encoded by the coding sequence ATGAGTCGAGGCAGTTACCTCAAGCATCTGGCGCTGAGTATGGGCACCAAACTGGCGATGATCGCCCTGCGCCTGCTGAGGAATGTGCTGCTGGCGCGGATCCTCGGGCCCAGTGAGCGCGGGCTGTTCGCCCTGCTCAGCACTTTGCCGGACCTGATCAGCGCGGCCACCAGCGGCGGCCTGAATTCGGCGGTCGGTTATCAGGCGGCCAAGCAGCGGCCGATGGGGTTGCTGCTGGCTCAGGTGCTGGTATTCGGCTGCCTGCTGGCGGGTCTGCTGACCTTGCTGGTGGTGGCGCTGGTGCGCGAGTTCGGCAGTGAGCTGGACGTGACGATGCAGCTGGGTCTGCTGGCGTGGCTGTTGCTGCTGGCGGTGCCGTTGACCGTGCTCAAAAGCGGTCTGCTGACCTTGCACAATGCGTCCGGTGGTGTGGTCGCGTTCAACGCCTTGCGGCTGGTGGAATCCCTGGCGCCGCTGCTGCTGTTTCTCGCGCTGTTCTGGATGTGGAAAGAAGCGGCCCTTGAAGCGGCGCTGATCAGCTGGCTGGCCGGCATCAGCCTGGTGGTGCTGGTCGGCTGGCTGTGGCTCAAGCGCGCGCAGCCGTTGCAGCTGCAATGGGATCGCGCCAGCCAGAACGAACTGCTGCGCTTCAGTGCGCGCAGCCACCCGGATCTGCTGTTCCAGCAGGTGATCCTGCGTTCCGATTACCTGTTCATCGGCGCCCTGCTCGGCAGCACCGCCCTGGGGCATTACGCGATGGCCAGCGCCGCCGCCGAGTTGCTGCTGATCGTCCCGGAAGCGGTGACCACGCCGCTGATGAAACGCCTGCTGCAACAGGACGAAGGCATGGACAAGGTCACGCCGCTGGCCCTGCGCCTGACCGCCACGGTGATGCTCGGCGCCTGCCTGACCATGGCCGTGATCGGCGAATGGCTGATCGTCACTTTGTTCGGCGTCGCCTACCAGCCGGCGTATCCGGCGCTGCTCGCATTGCTGCCGGGGCTGCTGGGGCTGTGCTACGCGAGCATCCTGCGCCTGGACCTGATCGGCAAGAATCGCCCCGGCACGGTATCGCTGCTGATGGGGATTGGCGCGCTGCTCAATCTTGCGCTGAACCTGTTGCTGATTCCGGCCTACGGCATCGTCGGCGCGGCGGCGGCCTCGTCGATTGCCTATCTGGCGGTGACCGTGGCGATGCTGGTGTTGTACTGCCGGTTGAGCGGTGTGGCGTTCTGGCAAACCCTGATCATTCTGCCCAGCGACCTCACGCCGATGTGGCTGATGTTGCAGCGTCGGAAGGCAGCATGA
- a CDS encoding ChbG/HpnK family deacetylase gives MPRQVIVNADDFGLSPNENAVILGAFQAGVISSATAMANMPAFEAACAMARLPLLEGRIGLHFNLTYGRPLSRAILERRTFCDSHGVFDLNLPRHSLWLGREDREAVQEELQAQWQRCVDHGVRPSHLDSHQHVHNIWPIGEIVARFAAHQGVPVRLARNLGQNLSLPKRVFKGLLNRRLQGLAGATADYVCTPVDLRNAPAPTDGVLEIVAHPNQLGADFGDAYLQPGESLSRVLEQRLAGVPRVSYADLNKEFLRGAEAL, from the coding sequence ATGCCTCGCCAAGTCATAGTCAACGCTGACGATTTCGGCCTGAGCCCGAACGAAAACGCGGTGATCCTCGGTGCGTTCCAGGCCGGGGTCATCAGTTCCGCCACCGCCATGGCCAACATGCCGGCGTTCGAAGCGGCCTGCGCCATGGCCCGGCTGCCGCTGCTGGAAGGCCGGATCGGCCTGCATTTCAACCTGACCTACGGTCGACCCCTGAGCCGGGCCATTCTCGAGCGTCGCACCTTCTGCGACAGCCACGGCGTGTTCGACCTCAACCTGCCTCGCCACAGCCTGTGGCTGGGCCGGGAAGATCGCGAGGCGGTGCAGGAAGAATTGCAGGCGCAGTGGCAACGCTGCGTCGATCACGGCGTGCGTCCCAGCCACCTTGATTCGCATCAGCACGTGCACAACATCTGGCCGATCGGCGAGATCGTCGCGCGCTTCGCTGCCCATCAAGGTGTACCGGTGCGCCTGGCGCGCAACCTGGGGCAAAACCTCAGCCTGCCCAAACGCGTGTTCAAGGGTTTGCTCAACCGTCGGTTGCAAGGTCTGGCCGGGGCCACGGCGGATTATGTCTGCACACCGGTGGACCTGCGCAACGCCCCCGCGCCGACCGACGGCGTGCTGGAAATCGTCGCTCATCCGAACCAGCTCGGGGCGGATTTCGGTGACGCCTATCTGCAACCCGGAGAGTCCCTGAGCCGCGTGCTAGAGCAGCGGCTGGCGGGGGTTCCACGGGTTTCCTATGCCGATCTGAACAAGGAATTTCTACGCGGTGCCGAGGCACTCTGA
- a CDS encoding GNAT family N-acetyltransferase — protein MSVIEKLRERIKQKGLGRTFGTLWKRYVFFHWELLWMERDLVSPVPPHKLRPYDGLRKVDITAENAGAFARHFGDRVETMAELAREGHTGHMYLDADGHAVGFIWGSTRDYHDRHYYGCTFPVKPGEFFEFGGEMIRAYFGSSLSVDVQVALWEAMAAQGCNKVVDVCETHNIPALKLHIRMGYHEQGRVTHVYCLFGKWRFFRETRYEGSRLDPLRKPGRPVVTAAAQA, from the coding sequence ATGAGCGTCATTGAAAAGCTGCGTGAACGTATCAAGCAAAAAGGCCTGGGCCGCACCTTCGGCACGTTGTGGAAACGCTACGTGTTCTTCCATTGGGAACTGTTGTGGATGGAGCGCGACCTGGTCAGCCCGGTACCGCCGCACAAGCTGCGCCCTTACGACGGCCTGCGCAAAGTCGATATCACCGCCGAGAATGCCGGCGCGTTCGCCAGACACTTCGGTGACCGCGTTGAGACCATGGCCGAACTGGCCCGCGAGGGCCACACCGGGCACATGTACCTGGACGCCGACGGCCATGCGGTCGGATTTATCTGGGGCAGCACTCGTGACTACCACGACCGCCACTATTACGGCTGCACCTTCCCGGTCAAACCCGGCGAGTTCTTCGAGTTCGGCGGTGAAATGATTCGCGCCTACTTCGGCAGCAGCCTGTCGGTGGACGTGCAGGTCGCCCTCTGGGAAGCCATGGCCGCCCAGGGTTGCAACAAGGTGGTGGACGTCTGCGAGACCCACAACATCCCGGCGCTGAAACTGCACATCCGCATGGGCTATCACGAACAGGGCCGCGTCACCCACGTCTATTGCCTGTTCGGCAAATGGCGCTTCTTCCGCGAAACCCGCTACGAAGGCTCACGCCTGGACCCGCTGCGCAAACCGGGACGGCCGGTGGTGACGGCGGCTGCGCAGGCTTGA